The Methylomonas koyamae genome has a segment encoding these proteins:
- a CDS encoding glycosyltransferase family 2 protein: protein MTETSAACVRTGPRPKLSVYIIAYNEADKIAAAVESVLWADEVLVLDSNSSDGTATIAAELGATVRQIPFTTFGKLRNDAIAACSHDWVFSLDADERCTPDAKAEIERILSAPDADVYYVPRRNWFMGRWIEHCGWYPDYRQPQLFRKQAMVFDDQAEVHEGFTVNGKIGYFDSAIIQVPFLNLEQLLHKMQRYSTLGARKLERAGKRPTMATALLHGVWAFFRIYVLKLGFLDGWAGFVLALGNFEGTFYRYAKAATANLKWTPDQH from the coding sequence ATGACAGAAACATCCGCCGCTTGCGTTCGAACCGGGCCTCGCCCGAAATTGAGCGTCTACATCATCGCCTATAACGAGGCCGACAAAATTGCCGCCGCAGTCGAGAGCGTGCTGTGGGCGGACGAAGTGTTGGTGCTCGACTCGAATAGCAGCGACGGCACCGCGACAATCGCCGCCGAATTGGGGGCGACAGTAAGACAAATTCCATTCACCACCTTCGGTAAATTGCGTAACGATGCAATTGCCGCATGTAGCCACGACTGGGTGTTTAGCCTGGACGCCGACGAACGCTGCACGCCCGACGCCAAAGCCGAAATCGAACGCATTTTGTCAGCGCCCGACGCAGATGTTTATTATGTGCCGCGCCGCAATTGGTTCATGGGCCGCTGGATCGAACATTGCGGCTGGTATCCGGATTACCGGCAACCGCAACTGTTTCGTAAGCAGGCCATGGTGTTCGACGACCAAGCCGAAGTTCACGAAGGGTTTACGGTCAACGGCAAAATTGGCTATTTCGATTCCGCCATCATCCAGGTGCCGTTTCTGAATCTGGAACAACTGCTGCACAAAATGCAGCGTTATTCGACATTGGGCGCGCGCAAACTGGAACGCGCCGGCAAACGCCCCACCATGGCGACCGCTCTGCTACACGGCGTCTGGGCATTCTTTAGAATTTACGTTCTCAAACTCGGCTTTCTCGACGGCTGGGCCGGGTTTGTGCTGGCGCTGGGCAACTTCGAAGGCACATTTTACCGCTACGCAAAAGCCGCCACCGCCAACCTGAAATGGACGCCCGACCAGCATTAA
- the motD gene encoding flagellar motor protein MotD produces MSRRKRVKSPLPTDNHDRWMVSYADFVTLLFAFFVVMYSISSVNKGKYETFSESLDQALFHNEKVEKEAEPIQIGTIPTAIQPIELPNLATAEERELSEEILQEKQRLSEVSEQFQGALQPFVESKLVGIKKHDFWVELEMNSELLFASGKAELSSKALPVLAKVAEVVRDVPNVINVEGYTDNVPISSGMYPSNWDLSSARATSVVKELVKNNIPATRLSAVGYGEFHPVADNKDEEGRFKNRRVVLVLMSQAFARYGMTDDERAKALNLAPKSEPSPNPEPITENAPAAPAQ; encoded by the coding sequence ATGAGCCGACGCAAACGCGTTAAATCGCCGCTACCGACTGACAACCATGACCGTTGGATGGTGTCGTATGCCGATTTTGTCACGTTGTTGTTCGCGTTTTTCGTCGTGATGTATTCGATTTCGTCGGTGAATAAAGGCAAATACGAGACTTTTTCCGAATCGCTGGATCAGGCGCTGTTTCACAACGAAAAAGTGGAGAAGGAGGCGGAGCCGATCCAAATCGGTACCATTCCTACCGCAATACAGCCAATCGAGTTGCCGAATCTGGCGACGGCCGAAGAACGGGAGCTCAGCGAAGAAATTCTGCAGGAAAAACAGCGGTTGAGCGAGGTTTCCGAACAATTTCAGGGCGCGTTGCAGCCCTTCGTCGAGAGCAAACTGGTCGGTATTAAAAAGCACGATTTTTGGGTCGAACTGGAGATGAACAGCGAATTGCTGTTCGCCAGCGGCAAGGCGGAACTGTCGAGTAAAGCGCTCCCGGTGCTGGCAAAAGTCGCGGAAGTGGTGCGCGACGTGCCGAATGTGATTAATGTCGAGGGCTATACCGACAATGTGCCGATTTCCAGCGGCATGTACCCGTCGAATTGGGATTTGTCTTCCGCACGCGCAACGAGTGTGGTCAAGGAATTGGTGAAGAACAATATTCCGGCCACGCGTTTATCGGCGGTGGGCTATGGAGAATTCCATCCAGTTGCCGATAACAAAGACGAAGAAGGGCGCTTCAAAAACCGGCGGGTGGTACTGGTTTTGATGTCGCAAGCATTTGCCAGGTACGGCATGACCGACGATGAACGAGCCAAGGCGTTGAATTTGGCGCCAAAATCCGAACCCTCGCCGAACCCCGAGCCCATTACCGAAAACGCGCCGGCAGCACCGGCACAGTGA
- a CDS encoding ParA family protein, protein MKIWSVSNQKGGVGKTTTVVTLGGLLSSWGFRTLLVDLDPHGSLSSYFGINPEEVELGVYNLFLDASEKKKNIDPQVYVAKTRFDGIDVLPAATAIATLDRQVAAIGGMGLVISTALHKMADRYDYVIIDSPPMLGVLMINALAACDHLLIPVLAEFLALKGLDRMVHTIKMVFHSRKTPPKFTIVPTMFDKRTKAARDSLAALYQQYPDNAWRSVIPVDTKVRDASQAGAPLPLFDKNARASEAYTELLELLLLEKSGDKTLAPRS, encoded by the coding sequence ATGAAGATCTGGTCTGTTTCCAATCAAAAAGGCGGCGTCGGAAAAACCACTACCGTGGTGACTCTGGGAGGTTTGCTGTCCTCTTGGGGGTTCAGAACCTTATTGGTAGATTTGGACCCCCACGGTTCGTTGAGCAGTTATTTCGGCATCAACCCCGAGGAAGTCGAGTTGGGGGTTTACAATCTGTTTCTCGACGCCAGCGAAAAGAAGAAGAATATCGATCCGCAGGTCTATGTCGCCAAGACCCGCTTCGACGGTATCGACGTGTTACCGGCTGCTACCGCGATTGCCACGCTGGATCGGCAAGTGGCGGCAATCGGCGGGATGGGCCTGGTCATTTCGACCGCGCTGCACAAGATGGCGGACCGCTACGATTACGTGATTATCGATAGCCCGCCAATGTTGGGGGTGCTGATGATCAATGCTTTGGCGGCCTGCGACCATCTGCTGATTCCGGTGCTGGCTGAATTTCTGGCGCTCAAAGGTTTGGACCGGATGGTGCATACCATCAAGATGGTGTTTCATTCGCGCAAGACGCCGCCCAAATTCACCATAGTGCCGACCATGTTCGACAAGCGGACCAAGGCCGCGCGCGATAGCCTGGCAGCTTTGTACCAGCAGTATCCGGACAATGCCTGGCGTTCGGTGATTCCGGTCGATACCAAAGTCAGGGATGCCAGCCAAGCCGGCGCGCCGCTGCCGCTGTTCGATAAAAATGCCCGGGCTAGCGAAGCCTATACCGAATTGTTGGAATTGTTATTGCTTGAGAAAAGCGGAGACAAAACCTTGGCGCCGCGTTCATGA
- a CDS encoding glycosyltransferase family 9 protein translates to MQNQKPLNIHPKRILVITLRYLGDTLLATPLISSLKQAYADAEIDVLLPAANAGMLEGNPDIRKLIPLPSKPSLGQFLKLLFGICRSYDLAISSQAGDRPTLIARTAGKTAIGFVPDDPGKAWWKNRLLDRSLVFGVDYDHAVLENLRFCDVLNIEPCYRLKPPQCAAPPAQMPANPYVVLHIMPQWRYKQWHRDGWLGVMSFLNRSGYQLVLTGSGQPAELESLRELERQLAFPVTNMAGQLSLAQLAAVIGQAALFIGPDTGITHLAAATGTETIALYGPTDPKKWAPWPCRYVGRTSPFASVGSKRIGNVYLLQGFSDRNCVPCQLEGCHRHRNSHSECLDRLPASLVIETIGEVLRQG, encoded by the coding sequence ATGCAAAACCAAAAGCCGCTCAATATACATCCGAAACGCATTTTAGTAATCACCTTGCGTTACTTGGGCGACACCTTGCTAGCAACCCCGCTGATCAGCTCTTTGAAACAAGCTTATGCCGATGCCGAAATCGACGTATTGCTGCCCGCCGCCAACGCCGGCATGCTGGAAGGCAACCCGGACATCCGCAAACTGATCCCGTTGCCGAGCAAACCCAGCTTGGGCCAATTTCTGAAACTGCTATTCGGCATATGCCGCAGCTACGATTTGGCGATCTCTAGCCAAGCCGGCGACCGCCCCACCTTGATCGCACGTACCGCAGGCAAAACGGCTATCGGTTTTGTGCCGGACGATCCGGGCAAAGCCTGGTGGAAAAATCGGCTATTGGACCGGTCACTGGTTTTCGGCGTCGATTACGATCATGCGGTATTGGAAAACTTACGCTTCTGCGACGTATTGAACATCGAACCGTGTTACCGCTTAAAGCCACCGCAATGCGCAGCGCCGCCGGCGCAAATGCCGGCCAATCCCTACGTCGTGCTGCACATTATGCCGCAGTGGCGCTATAAGCAGTGGCACCGCGACGGCTGGCTTGGTGTGATGTCATTTTTGAATCGGTCGGGTTACCAACTAGTATTGACCGGCAGCGGACAGCCGGCCGAACTGGAGAGTTTACGAGAGCTGGAACGGCAGTTGGCGTTTCCCGTAACCAACATGGCCGGCCAACTGTCCCTGGCTCAGTTGGCGGCGGTGATCGGACAGGCGGCCTTATTTATCGGGCCGGATACCGGAATTACCCATCTCGCTGCCGCCACCGGCACCGAAACCATCGCGCTTTACGGGCCAACCGATCCGAAAAAATGGGCGCCGTGGCCTTGCCGCTATGTCGGGCGAACCAGCCCATTCGCTTCGGTCGGCAGCAAACGCATCGGTAACGTTTATTTGTTACAGGGATTTTCGGACCGCAACTGCGTCCCCTGTCAATTGGAGGGTTGCCACCGGCACCGGAATAGCCACAGCGAATGCCTGGATCGGCTGCCGGCGAGCTTGGTCATCGAGACTATCGGCGAAGTTTTACGGCAGGGATAA
- a CDS encoding chemotaxis protein CheW, whose amino-acid sequence MKQKSPPGIVKQQLALDAYLQTLLDDVPDADASVEAKAPSSPEAKPVTLVARQPAPIVAEVSPPVLEAESKARKARISSPDTVLAAVENPAKLQALSVMPDWSQYEFQALFFKVDQLILATPLVELSRTIKMDRKPSQIPGQPSWFLGLVDEHDSRIGVLDTSQLIFGKSRVRQGKFEDSPASRILITQDKRWGLVCDEILSIGKIKPDGVRWRTARQKKPWLIGTVIDELTAIVDVKQLVPHRK is encoded by the coding sequence ATGAAGCAAAAATCCCCTCCCGGTATCGTCAAACAACAACTGGCACTCGACGCATACCTGCAAACCTTGCTCGACGACGTACCCGATGCCGACGCGAGCGTCGAGGCGAAAGCGCCTTCATCCCCTGAAGCAAAGCCGGTAACTTTAGTTGCGCGGCAACCGGCCCCGATCGTTGCCGAGGTGTCGCCGCCGGTTTTGGAAGCAGAGTCGAAAGCTAGAAAAGCCCGAATCTCCAGTCCGGATACGGTGCTTGCCGCCGTTGAAAATCCGGCTAAACTTCAGGCATTGTCGGTGATGCCGGATTGGTCGCAATACGAGTTTCAAGCTTTATTTTTCAAAGTCGATCAATTGATCCTGGCAACGCCGTTGGTCGAACTGTCGCGAACCATCAAAATGGACCGCAAACCCAGCCAAATTCCCGGCCAGCCTTCATGGTTCCTGGGGTTGGTAGACGAACACGACAGCCGTATCGGCGTGCTGGATACCAGTCAGTTGATTTTCGGCAAAAGCCGTGTCCGGCAGGGTAAGTTCGAAGATTCGCCAGCCAGCCGTATTTTGATTACCCAGGATAAAAGATGGGGCTTGGTCTGCGACGAAATACTCTCCATCGGCAAAATCAAGCCGGACGGCGTGCGCTGGCGCACTGCCCGACAGAAAAAGCCGTGGTTGATCGGTACCGTAATAGACGAACTGACAGCAATTGTCGATGTAAAACAATTGGTGCCGCATCGAAAATAA
- the msbA gene encoding lipid A export permease/ATP-binding protein MsbA produces MTDGQVYRRLLKFVLPYWRLFLLVAIGFAIYAGTEPAVVMIIQRIIDSFGAPDRSSIQYLPLAFVVLFLVRGVGSFLGNYYLARISGNLIHKLRCEIFNQYTRLSVQYFDSHNSGYMISRITNNIGEVTRATSDSIRSFVREGFTALGLLAYLAYTNWQLSLVFLALAPVVATMVRYVGKRLKRLSRNMQDTVGDLTQITSETVAGNRIVKSFVGEAYERQRFKAASLENRAQHRKLMMTISLNNPLMQLVISFALAGMMYLALIMMKSSSPGEFVGFFTAAFLLPKPIRQLSDANSEILRGIAAAESLFEVLDEPAEKDEGDYQIDRCRGRIEFRNLSFWYPGAETPALCDINLTIEPGQTVALVGASGGGKSTLINLLPRFYDYLDGEILIDGVELKRYRLESLRRQIALVTQHVTLFNTSVANNIAYGALLGAERSMIEQAAVDAYAMDFIARMPQGLDTEIGENGVKLSGGQRQRLALARALLKDAPILILDEATSALDTESERYIQAALNRVMQGRTTLVVAHRLSTIEGADVILVMDKGRIVEQGSHAELLARDGAYAKLHKMQFQDVNPVARGEG; encoded by the coding sequence ATGACCGATGGTCAGGTTTACCGGCGCTTGCTGAAGTTCGTACTGCCGTACTGGCGCTTGTTTCTGCTGGTTGCGATCGGCTTTGCGATTTACGCCGGCACCGAACCGGCCGTGGTGATGATCATCCAGCGCATCATCGACAGTTTCGGCGCCCCGGACCGTTCGAGTATCCAATATCTGCCGCTGGCGTTTGTGGTGCTGTTTCTGGTGCGCGGCGTCGGTTCTTTTTTGGGTAACTACTATCTGGCAAGGATTTCCGGCAATCTGATTCATAAATTGCGCTGCGAAATTTTCAACCAATATACGCGCTTGTCGGTTCAGTATTTCGATAGCCACAATAGCGGCTATATGATTTCGCGGATTACCAATAACATAGGCGAAGTGACCCGGGCGACGTCCGATTCGATTCGCTCTTTCGTGCGCGAGGGCTTTACCGCGCTGGGCTTGTTGGCTTACCTGGCTTACACCAATTGGCAGTTGTCGCTGGTGTTTCTGGCGCTGGCACCGGTGGTAGCGACGATGGTGCGTTACGTCGGCAAGCGCTTGAAGCGCCTGAGCCGCAATATGCAGGACACCGTTGGCGATTTGACCCAGATTACGTCGGAAACCGTAGCGGGCAACCGCATCGTTAAAAGCTTTGTCGGCGAGGCCTACGAGCGCCAGCGCTTTAAAGCCGCCAGTCTGGAAAATCGGGCTCAGCACCGCAAGCTGATGATGACGATTTCGTTGAACAATCCGCTGATGCAATTGGTGATTTCCTTCGCGCTGGCCGGCATGATGTATCTGGCGCTGATCATGATGAAATCGTCCAGCCCCGGCGAATTCGTCGGCTTTTTCACTGCCGCGTTTTTGTTGCCGAAACCGATACGCCAATTAAGCGACGCCAACTCCGAAATATTGCGCGGCATCGCCGCAGCCGAGTCCTTGTTCGAGGTGTTGGACGAGCCGGCCGAGAAAGACGAGGGCGATTACCAAATCGACCGCTGCCGGGGCCGGATCGAGTTTCGCAATTTGAGTTTTTGGTATCCCGGTGCCGAAACGCCGGCATTGTGCGATATCAACTTAACGATAGAGCCCGGACAGACCGTGGCTTTGGTTGGCGCATCCGGCGGCGGCAAAAGCACCTTGATCAATTTGTTGCCGCGTTTCTACGATTATCTGGACGGCGAGATTTTGATCGACGGTGTCGAGCTGAAGCGTTACCGTCTGGAAAGTCTGCGCAGGCAGATTGCGTTGGTCACGCAACATGTGACGTTGTTCAACACCTCGGTCGCCAACAATATCGCCTATGGCGCATTGCTGGGCGCGGAGCGGAGCATGATCGAACAAGCGGCGGTCGATGCTTACGCGATGGATTTTATTGCCCGGATGCCGCAAGGTTTGGATACTGAGATCGGCGAGAACGGCGTCAAACTGTCCGGCGGCCAGCGCCAGCGATTGGCGCTGGCGCGGGCTTTATTGAAGGATGCGCCGATTCTGATTCTGGATGAAGCTACCTCGGCGCTGGATACCGAATCCGAGCGCTACATTCAGGCGGCGCTGAACCGGGTCATGCAGGGCCGGACCACGCTGGTAGTAGCGCACCGTTTGTCGACGATAGAGGGGGCCGATGTGATTTTGGTGATGGATAAGGGCCGCATCGTCGAGCAGGGTTCCCATGCCGAGTTGTTGGCGCGCGACGGCGCTTATGCAAAGCTGCATAAAATGCAGTTTCAGGATGTGAACCCCGTAGCACGCGGCGAAGGCTAG
- a CDS encoding O-antigen ligase family protein, which translates to MAISRNQFIENDQTSWLDWPVILVTASSIIGYLSVRSWTNITVFLLLLPALTVFKCAWLRARAQKQITSALPLIITMALPVLAILVSQIVRQEWSFKPYDGPSRILLCIPVLFYFLQIKLNFSKIVAFSAPIALLILIPVVYSHPETLERWIGRFATPAVDPTEFGTYSLVLTAFCLFGIETEPDKLNLKFLAYQISGFLAGIYLILGSGTRGSWIAIPPLLVLWAVLNRKNLPPKILKHLGLLILAGIVLICLVRPYTLDRVFSGIYELSSWLNGSNTETSAGLRLTMWQISWELFKHNPLQGYGDHNFKLYLDAPWISSFASIEARETILHNGPHNELLANLLRSGVMGGISVIGLFMVPLTVCWRNRDVEKSKYACRLGLAYITSLVLCSLSSEVLTFKYTSSFYGLVIAGISAQIISAQTQLSRD; encoded by the coding sequence ATGGCTATATCCCGAAACCAATTTATCGAAAATGACCAAACTTCCTGGCTCGACTGGCCGGTTATTCTCGTTACGGCCAGCAGTATCATCGGTTATTTATCGGTCCGAAGTTGGACCAATATTACGGTTTTCCTGCTGCTACTTCCCGCGCTCACGGTTTTCAAATGCGCATGGCTTCGTGCCCGCGCCCAAAAGCAGATAACCTCGGCTTTGCCGCTGATTATCACAATGGCCTTGCCGGTGTTAGCAATACTCGTTAGCCAAATCGTAAGGCAGGAATGGTCCTTTAAGCCCTACGACGGCCCTTCCCGGATCTTGCTTTGCATCCCGGTATTATTTTATTTTCTTCAGATAAAACTTAACTTCTCTAAAATCGTTGCGTTTTCCGCACCAATCGCGTTACTCATTTTAATTCCGGTCGTTTATTCGCACCCGGAAACACTGGAACGTTGGATCGGCCGTTTCGCCACGCCGGCGGTAGACCCGACAGAGTTCGGCACCTATAGCTTGGTTTTGACGGCTTTTTGTTTGTTCGGCATAGAAACCGAACCGGACAAACTCAATTTAAAATTCTTGGCTTACCAGATTTCGGGATTCCTGGCCGGAATTTACTTGATCCTCGGCTCCGGAACGCGCGGTAGCTGGATAGCGATCCCGCCGCTACTGGTTTTATGGGCAGTTTTAAACCGAAAAAATTTGCCGCCGAAAATTTTGAAACATCTGGGTTTGCTGATTTTGGCCGGCATCGTTTTAATTTGCCTGGTAAGGCCTTATACGCTCGACCGAGTATTCAGCGGCATCTACGAACTCAGCTCTTGGCTTAACGGCAGTAACACCGAGACCTCCGCGGGCTTACGCCTGACCATGTGGCAAATTAGCTGGGAGCTTTTCAAACACAATCCATTACAGGGATATGGCGACCACAATTTTAAGCTCTACCTCGATGCCCCTTGGATAAGTTCGTTTGCCAGTATCGAAGCCCGAGAAACTATCCTGCATAACGGCCCGCACAATGAGCTATTGGCGAATTTGCTGCGCTCCGGCGTCATGGGCGGCATCTCCGTGATAGGTTTGTTCATGGTTCCGCTAACCGTGTGCTGGCGCAACAGAGACGTGGAAAAGTCGAAGTATGCCTGCCGTTTAGGCCTTGCCTACATCACCAGCCTGGTTTTATGCAGTCTCAGCAGCGAAGTATTGACATTTAAGTACACAAGCTCATTTTACGGACTGGTCATCGCCGGAATTTCAGCACAGATCATTTCAGCCCAAACCCAACTATCGCGGGATTGA
- a CDS encoding chemotaxis protein CheW, whose translation MSEDRKQGDPVMQWVTFCLGDEKYGINVMQVQEVLRITEIAPVPGAPSYVLGIINLRGNVVTVIDTRNRFGLPSKETDDASRVVIIETDRHIIGILVDSVAEVVEMRASEIETAPNVGNEESSKYIQGVTSRDNQLLILVDLNKFLSDDEKAELDMF comes from the coding sequence ATGAGTGAAGATAGAAAACAAGGCGATCCCGTCATGCAGTGGGTGACTTTTTGTCTGGGCGACGAAAAGTACGGTATCAACGTGATGCAGGTGCAGGAGGTGCTGCGGATTACCGAGATCGCGCCGGTGCCGGGAGCTCCGTCCTACGTGTTGGGAATTATCAATCTGCGCGGCAACGTGGTCACCGTCATCGATACCCGCAACCGTTTCGGTTTGCCGTCGAAAGAAACCGACGACGCGTCACGGGTGGTGATTATCGAAACCGACCGGCATATCATCGGCATTTTGGTGGACAGCGTCGCCGAAGTCGTGGAAATGCGCGCTTCGGAAATCGAAACCGCACCCAACGTCGGTAACGAGGAAAGCTCCAAATATATTCAAGGCGTGACCAGCCGCGATAACCAGTTGCTGATTCTGGTGGATTTGAATAAATTTCTCAGCGACGACGAAAAAGCTGAATTGGATATGTTTTAA
- a CDS encoding glycosyltransferase family 2 protein — protein sequence MPQTIDLISVIVTTYNRPPALLACLRSLQDQLDRNFEILVADDGSEQATRRLIEQEIKTSPIPIRHIWHEDKGFRAGTIRNKAAAAAAGGYLLFMDGDCIAFPGFIARHRLLAETGYFVPGNRLLLNAGGTEQVLSSGIALHRQSVGFFMRLWLQRKLNRLLPLIYLPLQRWRYFNPRRWQNAMTCNLALWQADFLAVNGFDELFEGWGYEDSDLVIRLIHSGCKRKEGRFAAPVLHLWHPYNDRSQHDENYRRLLERVADPRIVVAQRGVSQYIAESAPDV from the coding sequence ATGCCGCAAACCATTGACCTGATTTCGGTAATCGTCACTACCTATAATCGGCCTCCGGCGCTGCTCGCCTGCTTGCGTAGCCTGCAGGACCAGTTGGATCGAAACTTCGAAATCCTCGTTGCAGACGACGGCTCTGAGCAAGCCACCCGCCGGCTAATCGAGCAAGAGATTAAAACCAGTCCGATACCGATCCGGCACATCTGGCACGAAGACAAAGGCTTTCGCGCCGGCACCATTCGGAATAAGGCTGCTGCGGCGGCGGCCGGCGGCTATCTGCTGTTCATGGACGGCGACTGCATCGCGTTTCCGGGCTTTATCGCCCGCCACAGGCTGCTGGCCGAAACCGGTTATTTCGTGCCCGGCAACCGCCTACTGCTCAATGCGGGCGGCACCGAACAAGTATTGAGCAGCGGCATTGCGTTGCACCGGCAATCTGTTGGTTTTTTTATGCGATTGTGGCTACAACGGAAACTGAACCGTTTGCTGCCGCTGATCTATTTGCCGCTGCAAAGATGGCGCTACTTCAATCCGCGCCGGTGGCAAAACGCCATGACTTGCAACTTGGCGCTGTGGCAAGCCGATTTTTTGGCCGTGAACGGCTTCGACGAGTTATTCGAAGGCTGGGGATACGAAGATTCCGATCTGGTAATTCGCTTGATCCACTCCGGTTGCAAACGCAAGGAGGGCCGGTTTGCCGCGCCGGTACTGCATCTTTGGCACCCGTATAACGATAGAAGCCAACACGACGAGAATTACCGGCGCTTGTTGGAACGGGTTGCCGATCCGCGGATTGTGGTTGCGCAACGCGGAGTTAGCCAGTACATCGCTGAGTCGGCTCCCGACGTATAG
- a CDS encoding glycosyltransferase family 2 protein, with the protein MKSDQYAITFACYNQINYTRQCIDSMVRHGVDLKRVVVVDNGSRDGTCDYLASLGLGGLILNKSNLGCGVAWNQGALALQAEWTVVMNNDVLVSANWLENLIETAEQNQLKIISPALVEGKLDYDFDEFAGNASLKMATALRLGGKHAVCLAIHDSVWHEIGYFQPVPKLLGYEDTLFFHEAEKAGIACAMTGASWLHHYGSVTQTAMKQERGLSDKQGLGNRYNYRLLQQSWLERKLRKMARLRQANQWHDSELAQYGMTLHGIRQNGDFNWQ; encoded by the coding sequence ATGAAATCAGACCAATACGCCATCACTTTTGCCTGCTACAACCAAATCAATTACACGCGCCAATGCATCGACAGCATGGTCAGACACGGCGTCGATTTAAAGCGGGTGGTTGTGGTGGATAACGGTTCCCGCGACGGCACTTGCGACTATCTGGCCTCTTTGGGACTCGGCGGTTTAATTCTGAACAAATCCAACCTCGGCTGCGGCGTCGCCTGGAACCAGGGGGCTTTGGCGCTGCAGGCGGAATGGACCGTGGTCATGAACAACGATGTGCTGGTCAGCGCCAATTGGTTGGAAAATTTGATCGAAACCGCTGAACAGAACCAGCTGAAAATCATTTCGCCGGCATTGGTGGAAGGCAAACTGGATTACGACTTCGACGAGTTTGCCGGCAATGCTTCGCTAAAAATGGCCACGGCACTGCGTTTGGGCGGAAAGCATGCCGTTTGTTTAGCCATCCACGACTCGGTGTGGCATGAAATCGGCTATTTTCAGCCGGTACCCAAATTACTCGGCTACGAAGACACGCTGTTTTTTCACGAGGCTGAAAAAGCCGGCATTGCTTGTGCCATGACCGGCGCATCTTGGCTTCACCATTACGGATCGGTGACCCAAACCGCGATGAAACAAGAACGCGGTTTATCCGATAAACAAGGCTTGGGCAACCGCTACAATTACCGTCTGTTACAACAAAGCTGGCTGGAACGAAAATTACGAAAAATGGCCCGGTTACGCCAAGCCAACCAATGGCACGACAGCGAACTGGCGCAATACGGCATGACTTTGCACGGTATTCGGCAAAACGGCGATTTCAATTGGCAATAG
- a CDS encoding DUF2802 domain-containing protein has protein sequence MTDYLIWGLALGELFILAVLLRLVGSKKRLERELKVLEERLQRSNEDLAGLCSAAVAVDRRLAANDNRLNTIADRVNRPIQAAAPQPHPVQDDPVPAQGYEDVIQKIRRGADIDELVRDCGLTRDEALLLMRLHGGGKR, from the coding sequence ATGACCGATTACTTAATTTGGGGTTTGGCGCTAGGCGAACTGTTCATATTGGCGGTTTTGCTGCGCCTGGTCGGTAGCAAAAAACGGCTGGAACGGGAACTCAAGGTGTTGGAAGAGCGCTTGCAGCGCAGCAACGAGGATTTGGCGGGTTTGTGTTCGGCGGCTGTCGCGGTGGACCGTCGGCTGGCGGCCAACGATAACCGGCTGAACACGATTGCCGACCGGGTCAACAGGCCGATTCAAGCCGCGGCGCCTCAGCCCCATCCAGTCCAGGACGACCCCGTTCCGGCCCAAGGTTACGAGGATGTCATCCAAAAAATTCGCCGCGGGGCCGATATAGACGAATTGGTCAGAGACTGCGGTTTGACCCGAGACGAAGCGCTATTGCTGATGCGTTTGCACGGTGGCGGCAAGCGCTGA